A stretch of Oryza brachyantha chromosome 4, ObraRS2, whole genome shotgun sequence DNA encodes these proteins:
- the LOC102708436 gene encoding LOW QUALITY PROTEIN: endonuclease MutS2 (The sequence of the model RefSeq protein was modified relative to this genomic sequence to represent the inferred CDS: deleted 1 base in 1 codon) has product MGRRVRAAGRVHLHRAGRAACGEGRVPVGWSREESERLLEQTAAAVTLSAPLDFGGVEDVSAVIAAAAGGRLLAVREICGVGRSIRAARGVFDQLKRLSEETPDGRSYSPLLDILKDCDFLTELVQRIEFCLDSTLSVVLDRASDELATIRKERRKNIDMLESLLRDTSTKIFQSGGIDSPVVTKRRSRMCVGVKASHKHLVPGGIVLSSSGSGATYFMEPRDAIKLNNMEVKLSGDERAEELAILGLLTSRIADSEMKIMHLMGKILELDLACARGSYALWINGVRPDFTDRDSGTRLDPNTECSIFIEGIQHPLLLEQSLSMVKESSEAEKGQLSNEHHVSPMPIPLDMQVRSDTRIVVISGPNTGGKTATMKTLGLASLMSKAGMFFPAKGRPRLPWFDQVLADIGDHQSLEHNLSTFSGHISRLRKIVQVVSKDSLVLIDEIGSGTDPSEGVALSTSILKYLANKLNLAIVTTHYADLSRLRSVDDRFENAAMEFCLKTLQPTYRILWGSTGNSNALSIAKSIGFNQEVVARAQEWVEKLLPDKQKERQGLLYGSLLDERKLLESQANEAASVLSDVQRLYNEIRSEADDLDSRVAALRATESEKVQQELKFVKSQMDQIIKNLEVQLKNSELEQYNSLMRKAEAATASLAAAHQPTDFTFTDEENEGSYVPDIGDKVYVEGLGGGSMASVVETLGEDGSCMVQYGKIKVRVKGNKMKLVQRGTKDTPASSPVKAKGRTSKRSSVEANQDVNVSFGPVVQTSKNTVDLRGMRVAEASHELQMAIDGCRSYQVLFVVHGMGTGAVKECALDILRKHPRVAKFEDESPLNYGCTVAYIE; this is encoded by the exons ATGGGGCGGCGTGTGCGCGCGGCTGGCCGAGTTCACCTCCACCGC GCGGGGCGCGCTGCGTGTGGAGAGGGGCGGGTGCCCGTCGGGTGGAGCCGGGAGGAGAGCGAGCGGCTGCTGGAacagacggcggcggcggtgacgctgTCGGCTCCGCTAGATTTCGGTGGCGTGGAGGACGTGTCTGCGGTCATCGCCGCAGCGGCTGGTGGTCGGCTGCTTGCGGTGAGGGAGATATGTGGAGTTGGGCGCAGCATCCGTGCTGCACGCGGGGTGTTCGACCAATTGAAGAGGCTCTCAGAGGAGACACCAGACGGGAGGAG CTACTCTCCTCTTCTGGATATATTGAAAGATTGTGACTTCTTGACAGAACTTGTGCAGAGGATAGAATTCTGCCTTGATTCCACTCTTTCGGTGGTCCTTGATCGGGCCAGCGATGAACTAGCAACAATCCgcaaggagaggaggaagaataTTGATATGTTAGAATCTCTATTGAGAGATACATCCACAAAAATCTTCCAGAGTGGCGGGATTGATAGCCCTGTTGTCACTAAGCGCCGCTCTAGGATGTGTGTTGGTGTTAAAGCTTCACACAAGCATCTGGTCCCTGGTGGGATTGTTTTGAGTTCCAGTGGCTCTGGTGCAACATATTTTATGGAGCCAAGGGATGCCATCAAGCTGAACAACATGGAAGTAAAGCTCTCTGGTGATGAAAGAGCTGAGGAATTAGCAATATTGGGTCTACTTACTTCAAGAATAGCTGACTCCGAAATGAAGATCATGCATTTGATGGGGAAAATATTGGAACTGGATCTGGCTTGTGCCAGAGGTTCATACGCTCTGTGGATAAATGGTGTGAGGCCAGATTTTACTGACAGGGATAGTGGTACTCGGCTGGATCCAAACACTGAATGTTCGATTTTCATTGAGGGCATTCAGCACCCTTTACTTCTTGAACAGTCTCTTAGCATGGTAAAAGAATCATCTGAAGCGGAGAAAGGACAGCTTTCTAATGAACATCATGTCTCTCCAATGCCTATTCCATTGGACATGCAGGTGAGAAGTGATACTAGAATAGTTGTGATCTCTGGACCTAATACTGGAGGCAAAACTGCCACTATGAAGACCTTGGGGTTGGCCTCTCTGATGTCAAAGGCTGGAATGTTCTTCCCAGCCAAAGGAAGGCCTAGGCTTCCATGGTTCGATCAAGTTCTTGCAGATATTGGTGACCACCAG TCGCTGGAGCATAACCTCTCTACCTTCAGTGGGCACATATCACGGCTTCGCAAGATTGTACAAGTTGTATCAAAAGATTCTCTGGTTCTTATTGATGAGATTGGCAGTGGTACAGATCCATCAGAAGGTGTAGCCCTTTCAACAAGCATCTTGAAGTATCTTGCTAATAAACTTAACCTCGCCATTGTGACAACTCATTATGCTGATCTAAGTCGTCTGAGATCTGTCGACGATCGATTTGAGAATGCTGCTATggaattttgtttgaaaactcTACAACCAACATATCGGATCTTATGGGGCAGTACCGGTAATTCAAATGCACTCAGTATTGCCAAGTCCATTGGTTTTAATCAGGAGGTGGTTGCTCGTGCACAAGAATGGGTCGAGAAACTATTGCCTGACAAACAAAAGGAACGCCAAGGTTTACTCTATGGGTCTTTGCTAGATGAAAGAAAACTACTGGAGTCTCAGGCAAATGAAGCTGCATCTGTTCTTTCAGATGTTCAGAGACTGTACAATGAG ATTCGCTCTGAAGCTGATGATCTGGATAGTCGAGTAGCAGCTTTAAGGGCAACAGAGTCTGAAAAGGTGCAGCAAGAGTTAAAGTTTGTGAAGTCTCAGATGGACCAAATAATCAAGAACTTAGAGGTTCAACTCAAGAACTCAGAACTTGAACAATACAATTCACTAATGAGGAAAGCTGAAGCTGCCACTGCTTCATTGGCTGCTGCTCATCAGCCAACTGATTTTACTTTCACTGATGAAGAAAACGAGGGCTCATATGTTCCAGATATTGGAGACAAAGTGTACGTTGAGGGCCTGGGAGGAGGTAGTATGGCTAGTGTTGTTGAGACACTTGGGGAGGATGGTAGCTGTATGGTTCAGTATGGAAAAATAAAGGTCCGTGTCAAAGGAAACAAGATGAAGCTTGTCCAAAGAGGCACAAAGGACACGCCAGCTTCCTCTCCTGTAAAAGCAAAG GGGCGAACATCTAAAAGATCATCAGTAGAGGCCAACCAAGATGTCAATGTCTCTTTTGGCCCAGTCGTGCAAACATCCAAGAACACCGTAGATCTTCGGGGAATGAGAGTTGCTGAGGCATCCCATGAGCTTCAGATGGCAATTGACGGGTGCAGATCCTACCAGGTCTTGTTTGTGGTTCATGGCATGGGCACTGGAGCTGTCAAGGAGTGTGCCCTTGATATACTGCGAAAGCATCCTCGAGTAGCCAAGTTCGAAGACGAGAGCCCTCTCAACTACGGCTGCACCGTCGCCTACATCGAATAA